In Antechinus flavipes isolate AdamAnt ecotype Samford, QLD, Australia chromosome 3, AdamAnt_v2, whole genome shotgun sequence, a genomic segment contains:
- the ALG11 gene encoding GDP-Man:Man(3)GlcNAc(2)-PP-Dol alpha-1,2-mannosyltransferase — MALGERTYYLIKFMRLFNSFLFPGLIISGLLCVFLIFVLWSIRVTLQKKKKSVSTYRYKKNQRVIAFFHPYCNAGGGGERVLWCALRALQKKYDEATYVVYTGDKNVTGEQILDEAFRRFNIKLEHPVKFVFLRKRYLVEASLYPHFTLLGQTVGSIFLGWEALRKCVPDIYIDSMGYAFTLPLFKYLGGCKVGCYVHYPTISIDMLSVVRNQNARFNNATFITQNYFLSKVKLIYYYLFALFYGLVGSCSDVVMVNSSWTLNHILSLWKVQNCDIVYPPCDVKTFLDIPLLKEEETPSEVIVVSIGQFRPEKNHSLQIRAFEKLLGKMTPDYSSSLKLILIGGCRNIDDEKRVNELKKLCEDLKVQENVEFQINIPFEEVKYYLSKATIGLHTMWNEHFGIGVVECMAAGTIILAHNSGGPMLDIVIPYEDNITGFLAENEEDYAEKMAYILSLSPEKRLQIRENARQSVSRFSDEEFEVSFLSVIEKLL; from the exons ATGGCGTTGGGCGAGCGGACTTACTATCTGATCAAATTTATGAG actttttaactccttcctctttcctggACTGATTATAAGCGgacttttatgtgtttttttgatttttgtcctTTGGTCAATCAGAGTAAcactacagaaaaagaaaaaatcagtttcaacatacagatataaaaaaaatcagagggtGATTGCATTTTTTCATCCGTACTGCAATGCTGGCGGTGGAGGAGAGAGAGTTTTGTGGTGTGCCCTGCGAGCTCTGCAGAAAAA gtatgaTGAAGCAACTTATGTTGTTTATACTGGTGATAAAAATGTCACTGGTGAACAAATCCTAGATGAGGCTTTCAGAAGATTCAACATCAAATTAGAACATCCAGTGAAGTTTGTGTTTTTAAGAAAACGGTACCTTGTGGAAGCATCACTCTATCCTCACTTTACTCTGCTGGGCCAGACCGTCGGGTCCATTTTTCTTGGCTGGGAAGCTCTTAGGAAGTGCGTGCCTGATATTTACATTGACTCCATGGGTTATGCTTTTACATTGCCACTGTTTAAGTATTTAGGAGGCTGCAAAGTTGGATGTTATGTCCATTATCCCACCATCAGTATTGATATGCTCTCTGTTGTGAGAAATCAAAATGCTAGATTTAACAATGCAACCTTTATTacccaaaattattttctcagcAAAGTGAAGCTCATCTactattatttatttgctttgttttatggATTGGTTGGATCTTGCAGTGATGTAGTCATGGTCAATTCTTCCTGGACTCTAAACCATATTCTGTCCCTCTGGAAGGTACAGAATTGTGATATTGTTTATCCCCCTTGTGATGtgaaaacatttttggacattCCATTACTTAAAGAAGAAGAGACACCCTCAGAAGTTATAGTGGTATCAATTGGCCAATTCAGGCCTGAAAAGAACCATTCTTTGCAGATCAGAGCCTTTGAGAAGTTGCTGGGAAAGATGACTCCAGATTATTCTTCTTCACTTAAACTTATCTTAATTGGAGGTTGTCGTAACATAGATGATGAAAAACGGGTAAATGAGCTTAAAAAGCTTTGTGAAGACCTAAAAGTTCAAGAAAATGTGGAGTTTCAAATCAATATTCCATTTGAAGAAGTCAAGTATTATTTGTCGAAAGCAACAATTGGCCTTCATACTATGTGGAATGAGCATTTTGGAATTG GGGTTGTGGAATGTATGGCTGCTGGGACAATAATTCTGGCTCACAATTCAGGAGGCCCAATGCTTGATATTGTTATACCTTATGAAGATAATATAACTGGATTCCtggcagaaaatgaagaagattATGCTGAAAAGATGGCATAtatcctttctttgtctcctgaAAAGAGGCTTCAAATAAGGGAGAATGCTCGTCAATCTGTAAGCAGATTTTCTGATGAAGAATTTGAAGTGTCATTCCTCTCAGTTATAGAGAAGTTGTTGTAA